Proteins from a single region of Nitrososphaerota archaeon:
- a CDS encoding DUF3800 domain-containing protein, with the protein MVHWQIFIDESGDLRPPKVVVGFLAIQSGLVAALSTKLDTVARDLGRSSAELKFANSTKETKTRVLNIIVEKALFTGSVFYHSDRNVVDPLERILQTSAREIIASTIPNVSDSNTLQFVWDAGARRQLFEDFKARMQAFESEAVKIRSVRQQDSSSDRCVQAADFVAGAVRSRLVNDEYLYYRILEARGHNSRTRKVD; encoded by the coding sequence ATGGTTCATTGGCAGATATTCATCGATGAATCAGGAGACCTAAGGCCACCGAAGGTCGTGGTCGGATTCCTTGCAATTCAATCAGGATTGGTCGCGGCCCTTAGTACGAAGTTGGACACCGTGGCTCGTGATCTAGGCAGGTCCTCGGCCGAATTGAAGTTCGCCAACTCAACAAAGGAGACCAAGACCCGGGTCCTGAACATAATCGTTGAAAAGGCACTCTTCACTGGATCGGTTTTCTATCATAGTGACAGGAATGTTGTCGACCCTTTAGAGAGGATTCTTCAAACTTCAGCCAGAGAGATTATCGCATCAACAATCCCCAACGTGAGCGATTCCAACACGCTCCAATTCGTTTGGGATGCAGGGGCAAGAAGACAATTGTTCGAGGATTTCAAGGCACGAATGCAGGCGTTCGAATCTGAAGCAGTGAAAATCAGGTCCGTGAGGCAGCAGGATTCTTCGTCCGATAGGTGTGTCCAAGCAGCGGACTTCGTTGCTGGGGCTGTACGTTCTAGGCTGGTCAATGATGAATACCTGTACTACAGGATTCTCGAGGCTAGGGGGCACAACAGCAGGACCAGGAAGGTCGACTAA
- a CDS encoding alanine--glyoxylate aminotransferase family protein, producing MGDSLLLIPGPTNLSKRVRDAMAAPQLPHVGAEFYSMFKDTVSLARYVFKNQKGVQFVFTGSGTIGMESSVVSLVAHGDRTLTLTNGYFGRRMLLLNQIHGAKADKLEFPEGKGADPDSLRKKLRKSKYSVVFITHVDTSSSVSNTVTELVEECQKAGVLSVVDSVCAIGGVPLDFDRLGADIVFTASQKALAGAPGAVLLAVSKGAIEHMEKRKAPIESYYMDLTRWKPVMEDPKMYLATPATQVLQALREALAEVKEEGIENRWARHKKLGEIARDKVAEWGQRLVAEEGHRADTVTSFWVEEGKAGPIQRTLEEEHHVMVSRGIYDDKDRMIRIGHFGILRPDVLRRSLDQMGSVMEELGVAPGRVPATSRRA from the coding sequence GTGGGAGACAGTCTTCTTCTGATTCCGGGGCCAACCAACCTCTCCAAGCGGGTACGGGACGCCATGGCTGCGCCGCAGCTCCCGCACGTAGGGGCCGAGTTCTATTCGATGTTCAAGGATACCGTATCCCTTGCGAGGTACGTCTTCAAGAACCAGAAGGGGGTGCAGTTCGTCTTCACAGGCTCGGGGACGATAGGGATGGAGTCCTCGGTCGTAAGCCTTGTGGCCCATGGGGACAGGACCCTGACCCTGACGAACGGCTACTTCGGTCGCAGGATGCTCTTGCTGAACCAGATTCACGGGGCCAAGGCGGACAAGCTGGAGTTCCCAGAAGGGAAGGGGGCAGACCCTGACTCGCTCAGGAAGAAGCTCCGGAAGTCGAAGTACTCCGTCGTATTCATCACGCACGTGGACACCTCGAGCTCTGTGTCGAACACCGTCACGGAGCTGGTGGAGGAGTGCCAGAAGGCTGGGGTCCTTTCGGTCGTCGACTCCGTCTGCGCCATCGGGGGTGTCCCCCTGGACTTCGACAGGCTGGGAGCGGACATCGTCTTCACGGCTTCGCAGAAGGCGCTGGCAGGGGCGCCGGGAGCGGTCCTCCTGGCGGTCTCGAAGGGCGCCATCGAGCACATGGAGAAGAGGAAGGCGCCGATCGAGTCCTACTACATGGACCTGACGCGCTGGAAACCCGTGATGGAAGACCCCAAGATGTACCTTGCCACCCCTGCGACCCAGGTCCTCCAGGCGCTGAGGGAGGCGCTGGCGGAGGTCAAGGAGGAGGGGATAGAGAACAGGTGGGCTCGCCACAAGAAGCTCGGCGAGATTGCCAGGGACAAGGTCGCCGAGTGGGGCCAGAGGCTAGTGGCCGAGGAGGGCCACAGGGCGGACACGGTCACCTCGTTCTGGGTGGAAGAGGGGAAGGCGGGGCCAATCCAGAGGACGCTGGAGGAGGAGCACCATGTAATGGTCTCGAGGGGGATATATGACGACAAGGACAGGATGATCCGGATCGGTCACTTCGGTATCCTGCGCCCCGATGTCCTGAGGCGGTCCCTTGACCAGATGGGGTCGGTAATGGAAGAGCTTGGCGTCGCTCCGGGTCGCGTCCCTGCAACGTCGAGAAGGGCATAG
- a CDS encoding MFS transporter: protein MEESRPADTTDSRSLTFLAALRVLRSVSAGMINVAFPFLVLEELHLGYVLLGVMYASATVATAVLGLGIGIAADLVGRRLTFVVALALLPLSAVLVVVSTSVPSLFLAAVIGGISATGSLPGGGVGGAAQPIQSILTTELTSRKDRTRFYSLLAFVSGIASAAGAYLGGFGTIQDVFAVATVLGVASVLLTPMVRTGKSVRRSLTLKSGAAIGKFSLTGMLNGLSQGLVTPYLIPFFIALYSVTRQEMNIYAGVSGLIASFALLLAPKIERRLGFLKGITATRSASVVLSVVMPLVRLFPVSLFIYLLLPATRVMALPIQQAAMMDMVAEDERGAAFGINQTARLALSAGGTYFSGFEFGSLEADPMVIDYPFALYGAVLAANLCLYWWFFRRYKPPPGVTKAPG from the coding sequence TTGGAAGAATCTAGGCCCGCAGATACGACAGACAGCCGTTCCCTGACCTTCCTCGCCGCCCTGAGGGTGCTCAGGAGCGTCTCGGCGGGGATGATCAACGTCGCCTTCCCGTTCCTCGTGCTCGAAGAGCTGCACTTGGGGTACGTCCTACTCGGCGTGATGTACGCCTCCGCCACCGTCGCCACCGCCGTCTTGGGGCTCGGCATAGGAATCGCCGCCGACCTGGTAGGGAGGAGGCTCACCTTCGTCGTGGCGCTGGCGCTCCTGCCGCTTTCCGCAGTCCTGGTGGTGGTCAGCACCAGCGTCCCGTCTCTTTTCCTCGCCGCCGTCATCGGGGGGATATCGGCGACGGGGTCCCTCCCGGGGGGCGGGGTGGGTGGCGCAGCCCAGCCGATACAGTCAATCCTCACCACGGAGCTGACCTCGAGGAAGGACAGGACGAGGTTCTACTCCCTCCTTGCCTTCGTCTCCGGGATAGCCTCGGCCGCGGGGGCCTATCTCGGAGGGTTCGGGACGATACAGGACGTGTTCGCGGTGGCGACCGTGCTGGGCGTGGCGTCGGTGCTCCTGACCCCAATGGTGAGGACGGGGAAGTCGGTGAGGCGGTCCCTTACCCTGAAGTCAGGGGCTGCGATAGGCAAGTTCAGCCTCACTGGCATGCTGAACGGGCTCAGCCAGGGGTTGGTCACCCCCTACCTCATCCCGTTCTTCATCGCGCTCTACTCGGTGACCAGGCAGGAGATGAACATCTACGCCGGGGTGTCGGGGCTCATCGCTTCCTTCGCGCTGCTCCTGGCGCCGAAGATCGAGAGGAGGCTCGGGTTCCTGAAGGGGATCACGGCGACCCGAAGCGCCTCCGTGGTGCTCTCCGTCGTGATGCCTCTGGTCCGCCTGTTCCCCGTGTCGCTCTTCATCTATCTCCTCCTGCCTGCGACCAGGGTGATGGCTCTCCCCATCCAGCAGGCGGCTATGATGGACATGGTGGCGGAGGACGAAAGGGGTGCCGCCTTCGGCATAAACCAGACGGCGAGGCTCGCCCTCTCCGCAGGGGGGACCTACTTCTCAGGGTTCGAGTTCGGGTCCCTGGAAGCGGACCCCATGGTGATAGACTACCCCTTCGCGCTCTACGGAGCGGTGCTCGCCGCCAACCTCTGCCTCTACTGGTGGTTCTTCAGGAGATACAAGCCTCCCCCGGGTGTTACGAAGGCGCCCGGCTAG
- a CDS encoding HAD-IB family phosphatase → MNQGIRLAAFDLDGTVLEHNSSWVAIHKAFGTEHLGAESLKLYSEGKIGYNEFMRRDISCWPKGTTRKQIETILSGYKIRDEAPGLFEDLRARGLKTALVTSGIDILAKDVAETLKIDHWVANSLRFDRRGVLQPMGVGRVDPTRKDLAYAKLLRRLKIGPKSTIAVGDTIYDLAFLKSARLGFMLAHTTRVPDPEIIHIDTLTQVLDHIP, encoded by the coding sequence TTGAACCAAGGCATAAGGCTCGCAGCCTTCGACCTCGACGGGACCGTGCTGGAGCACAACAGCAGCTGGGTCGCCATCCACAAGGCGTTCGGCACGGAACACCTGGGCGCCGAGTCGCTGAAGCTTTACTCCGAAGGGAAGATTGGCTACAACGAGTTCATGCGGAGGGACATCTCCTGCTGGCCGAAGGGGACCACCAGGAAGCAGATCGAGACGATACTCTCCGGATACAAGATACGGGACGAGGCTCCCGGGCTCTTCGAGGACCTCAGGGCCCGCGGGTTGAAGACCGCGCTGGTGACCTCGGGGATCGACATACTGGCCAAGGATGTCGCCGAGACGCTAAAGATCGACCACTGGGTGGCCAACAGCCTGAGGTTCGACAGGCGCGGCGTGCTGCAGCCTATGGGGGTTGGGAGGGTCGACCCCACCCGGAAGGACCTCGCCTACGCGAAGCTCCTAAGGAGGCTGAAAATCGGTCCGAAGAGCACCATCGCAGTAGGGGACACGATATACGACCTCGCCTTCTTGAAGTCCGCCAGGCTCGGCTTCATGCTCGCGCATACCACCAGAGTCCCCGACCCGGAGATAATCCACATCGACACGCTCACCCAGGTCCTCGACCATATCCCCTAG
- a CDS encoding nuclear transport factor 2 family protein, which translates to MQPAKDAVGVVTSYISALDRMDYETAMTFLHQQVRIKGPAGETFGKPLDFVEMLRRYRGRYDVKKVFSEGDDVCVFYDLKTTGPTVFMSSWYQVRDGKIASIQTVFDPRAFGLPAVERPSE; encoded by the coding sequence GTGCAGCCAGCAAAAGATGCGGTCGGCGTGGTCACGTCGTACATCAGTGCCTTGGATCGCATGGACTACGAAACTGCCATGACCTTCCTGCACCAGCAGGTCAGAATCAAAGGACCTGCTGGCGAGACTTTCGGGAAACCCCTCGACTTCGTCGAGATGCTCCGGAGGTACCGCGGGAGGTACGACGTCAAGAAGGTCTTCTCGGAAGGAGACGACGTGTGCGTATTTTACGACTTGAAGACCACAGGCCCGACGGTGTTCATGTCCTCCTGGTACCAGGTCAGGGACGGGAAGATAGCATCCATCCAGACCGTCTTCGACCCGCGAGCGTTCGGCCTGCCAGCTGTGGAAAGGCCCAGCGAGTGA
- the argS gene encoding arginine--tRNA ligase, producing MKFLEFQAEVEEVLADALYDLGYKKAVADVDLPPNDSYGDLASAVPIRLAKETGKKPGDIAVEIGSRAMELAKKSQYIGAVVPHKGGYVNFSLSYPRFMADSIASITSSKDLGAVRERGEVVAIEHTNVNPNKALHIGHVRNLVLGDSLVRVMRYLGQQVQALNYVDDSGAQVADIVVGFKFMGFPDEAPPGVKYDVYCGDQVYTKVTKAYEQDPSLKAKQSLVLREIEKGDGEIAEYTRKIVKKILAAQLSTCWRLGASYDLLNWESQIVHSGMWEKIFESLKKMKYVKFQTEGENKGCWVIPDPDTGEEKVVVRSDGTAVYVAKDIPYAAWKVGVIGDPFGYEEYSKDQPGGVLYSTTLDGKKGKVRFGGADLAVSVIDTRQSYLQRIVAKVLDEFREGASRRYLHRSYEVVSLSKKTASQLGFEIEGEFAHMSGRKGLYVNADTVLDKLKERAKVETKKRNLSEAEGWVSDVAEAVAVAALRYELLKQDPDKMIVFDLEDALQFQGDTGPYLMYTYARARRILGKTEGKPRIDAESAAKLTKPQEKALGKKMSMLDISANDTGEFLSPKEVVRYAHELAVAFNNFYESVPVNQEPDPELRDARLALVDASSQVLAEAMRLIGVPVRDRI from the coding sequence TTGAAGTTCCTAGAGTTCCAGGCTGAGGTCGAGGAGGTGCTTGCCGACGCCCTGTACGACCTGGGCTACAAGAAAGCGGTGGCTGACGTCGACCTCCCCCCCAACGACTCATACGGGGACCTGGCAAGCGCGGTCCCGATACGGCTGGCTAAGGAGACGGGGAAGAAGCCTGGGGACATCGCCGTAGAGATCGGCTCGAGGGCCATGGAACTCGCGAAGAAGTCACAGTACATCGGGGCCGTCGTCCCTCACAAGGGGGGGTACGTCAACTTCAGCCTGAGCTATCCGCGGTTTATGGCCGACAGCATTGCGAGCATCACCTCGTCGAAGGACTTGGGCGCCGTGAGGGAGCGGGGAGAGGTGGTCGCGATCGAGCACACGAACGTCAACCCGAACAAGGCCCTTCACATCGGCCACGTCCGCAACCTGGTCCTCGGGGACTCCCTGGTCAGGGTGATGCGGTACCTGGGGCAGCAGGTCCAGGCTCTGAACTACGTGGACGACTCCGGGGCCCAGGTGGCGGACATAGTAGTGGGGTTCAAGTTCATGGGCTTCCCCGACGAGGCGCCGCCAGGCGTAAAGTACGACGTCTACTGCGGCGACCAGGTCTACACCAAGGTCACGAAAGCCTACGAGCAAGACCCGTCCCTCAAGGCAAAGCAATCCCTCGTCCTCAGGGAGATCGAGAAGGGAGACGGGGAGATAGCCGAGTACACCCGGAAGATAGTGAAGAAGATCCTGGCCGCGCAGCTCTCCACCTGCTGGAGGCTGGGCGCCTCCTACGACCTCCTGAACTGGGAGTCTCAAATCGTGCACTCGGGGATGTGGGAGAAGATCTTCGAGTCGCTGAAGAAGATGAAGTACGTGAAGTTCCAGACCGAGGGGGAGAACAAGGGGTGTTGGGTGATCCCCGACCCCGACACGGGAGAAGAGAAGGTCGTGGTGAGGTCGGACGGGACAGCGGTGTACGTCGCCAAAGACATCCCCTACGCGGCCTGGAAGGTGGGGGTCATAGGCGACCCCTTCGGCTATGAGGAGTACTCCAAGGACCAGCCGGGAGGGGTCCTCTATTCGACTACCCTGGACGGCAAGAAGGGAAAAGTCCGGTTCGGTGGGGCGGACCTGGCGGTGTCGGTCATCGACACCCGGCAGAGCTACCTCCAAAGGATAGTCGCGAAGGTGCTCGACGAGTTCAGAGAGGGCGCTTCCAGGAGGTACCTCCACAGGAGCTACGAGGTGGTTTCGCTGTCGAAGAAGACGGCCTCCCAGCTCGGGTTCGAGATTGAGGGAGAGTTCGCACATATGTCTGGGAGGAAGGGGTTGTACGTGAACGCTGACACGGTGCTCGACAAGCTGAAGGAGAGGGCGAAGGTCGAGACAAAGAAGAGGAACCTCTCCGAGGCCGAGGGATGGGTCTCAGACGTGGCCGAGGCCGTAGCCGTAGCCGCGCTCAGGTACGAGCTGCTTAAGCAGGACCCCGACAAGATGATAGTCTTCGACCTGGAGGACGCCCTTCAGTTCCAGGGGGACACGGGTCCCTATCTGATGTACACCTATGCCAGGGCAAGGCGGATCCTCGGCAAGACGGAGGGGAAGCCCCGGATAGACGCCGAATCGGCGGCCAAGCTCACGAAGCCGCAGGAGAAGGCGCTGGGGAAGAAGATGTCCATGCTCGACATAAGCGCCAACGACACCGGGGAGTTCCTTTCCCCGAAGGAGGTGGTCCGGTACGCACACGAGCTCGCGGTCGCCTTCAACAATTTCTACGAGAGCGTCCCGGTCAACCAGGAGCCCGACCCCGAGCTGCGGGACGCCCGCCTGGCGCTGGTGGACGCCTCGAGCCAGGTCCTGGCAGAGGCGATGAGGCTCATAGGGGTCCCGGTCAGAGACAGGATTTGA
- a CDS encoding ABC transporter ATP-binding protein, producing MLCTAELRLLDRYLRLFGLMRKHWPIAAVTFVSVTALTGFRVLVPFLTGGAVNDIVSGSPISSISKIAVEVVAVSAASAAFSFGLSYGGQALGQKMIYDLRNMIFTSIQSQSFSFHDRNETGQLMSRATGDVEAVRRFVAFGWGQLLSNVFLVGGVVVSLVYLNLYLASVVAVVFPLILLLSWRFSRTQGPFWRLTRKNYGAMNTVLQQNVAGARIVRSFSAEESEVSRFATTNQAYRDGIVGSSAVRAIYTPLLSLVISVDLAALYYFGGGPVIAKTISIGDLVAAANLLALLGGPSRFLGQLILIGQNGMAGFDRILEVVDAEAEVKDRLGALPLTGVRGDIRFEGVRFGYGKGREVLQGIDLEIPAGEVVAFVGVSGSGKTTMANLVPRFYDVASGSVKIDGKDVRDITLKSLRASVGLVSQDIFLFSATIRENVCYGKADASQDEVERVCRLANADEFIERYPEKYGTRVGERGVTLSGGQKQRIAIARTLLMDPRILILDDSLSSVDAGTEYAIGEALKEVIRGRTTIIITQRLATLRLAKRIVVFEAGRVVEQGTHEELLRLNGAYARLYLSQYAPQAVTEKELDPR from the coding sequence TTGCTTTGCACGGCGGAGCTGAGGTTGCTAGACAGGTATCTGAGGTTGTTCGGCCTGATGAGGAAGCACTGGCCGATAGCGGCAGTGACGTTCGTCAGCGTCACCGCCCTTACCGGGTTCCGGGTGCTCGTCCCCTTCCTCACAGGTGGGGCGGTCAACGACATCGTGAGCGGGTCGCCGATATCGTCCATATCCAAGATCGCGGTGGAGGTCGTGGCTGTCAGCGCTGCGTCTGCGGCGTTCAGCTTCGGGCTCAGCTACGGAGGCCAGGCGCTGGGCCAGAAGATGATCTACGACCTGCGCAACATGATCTTCACGTCCATCCAGTCACAGTCCTTCAGCTTCCACGACAGGAACGAGACCGGACAGCTCATGTCGAGGGCCACCGGGGACGTCGAAGCCGTCCGCAGGTTCGTCGCCTTCGGCTGGGGCCAGCTCCTGTCTAACGTGTTCCTCGTCGGAGGGGTCGTGGTCTCCTTGGTCTACCTCAACCTCTACCTCGCAAGCGTAGTTGCCGTGGTCTTCCCGCTGATCCTCCTCCTCAGCTGGAGGTTCAGCCGGACCCAGGGCCCCTTCTGGCGGCTCACCAGGAAGAACTACGGCGCCATGAATACGGTGCTCCAGCAGAACGTCGCGGGGGCCAGGATAGTGAGGTCGTTCTCCGCTGAGGAAAGCGAGGTCTCGCGCTTCGCCACGACCAACCAGGCGTACAGGGACGGCATCGTGGGGTCTTCAGCCGTCCGCGCGATCTACACCCCGCTGCTGAGCCTCGTGATCAGCGTCGACCTCGCGGCGCTCTACTACTTCGGCGGGGGACCGGTGATCGCCAAGACGATATCGATCGGGGACCTGGTCGCTGCTGCGAACCTCCTTGCCCTGCTGGGGGGACCGAGCAGGTTCCTGGGCCAGCTCATCCTCATAGGCCAGAACGGCATGGCGGGGTTCGACAGGATCCTGGAGGTCGTCGACGCGGAGGCAGAAGTGAAGGACAGGCTGGGGGCCCTCCCTCTTACAGGGGTGAGAGGGGACATAAGGTTCGAAGGCGTGAGGTTCGGGTACGGGAAAGGCAGGGAGGTCCTCCAGGGGATAGATCTGGAGATCCCCGCCGGCGAGGTGGTCGCCTTCGTCGGGGTCTCCGGGTCCGGCAAGACCACCATGGCCAACCTGGTCCCCCGCTTCTACGACGTCGCCTCGGGCTCGGTGAAGATCGACGGGAAGGACGTCAGGGACATCACCCTGAAGTCTCTCAGGGCTTCCGTCGGCCTGGTCAGCCAGGACATATTCCTCTTTTCTGCCACCATAAGGGAGAACGTCTGCTATGGGAAGGCGGACGCCAGCCAGGACGAGGTTGAGAGGGTCTGCAGGCTGGCCAACGCCGACGAGTTCATAGAGAGGTATCCCGAAAAGTACGGGACCAGGGTCGGGGAGCGAGGGGTCACGCTTTCCGGTGGGCAGAAGCAGAGGATAGCCATCGCGAGGACGCTCCTCATGGACCCGCGGATCCTCATCCTCGACGACTCCCTCTCGAGCGTCGACGCGGGGACCGAGTACGCCATCGGGGAGGCGCTCAAGGAGGTGATAAGGGGGAGGACCACCATAATCATCACCCAGAGGCTGGCGACGCTGAGGCTCGCGAAGAGGATAGTCGTCTTCGAAGCCGGGAGGGTGGTCGAACAGGGGACCCACGAAGAGCTTCTGAGGCTGAACGGAGCGTATGCGAGGCTCTACCTGTCGCAGTACGCGCCGCAGGCCGTCACGGAAAAGGAGTTGGACCCTCGGTGA
- a CDS encoding long-chain fatty acid--CoA ligase, producing the protein MEGTMMDYPLTLPRVLEHAAKIFGKTEIASRMPDRSIHRETYVDLHRRARALGRALQDAGLKRGDRVATLMWNHYAHMETYFGAPAAGGVLHTLNLRLHPNDIAYIANHASDRFLVLDDVLLPLFDKFSRAVNFERVLVVPLTGKPVPPPYLNYEEFLKGAKGELEYPDLDEKEAAAMCYTSGTTGRPRGVVYSHRAIYLHSLGLLLSDFTGLSSRDTLCPVVPMFHANAWGLPFAAPMVGTKLVYPGPYLDPPSLLDLFEQERVTVTAGVPSIWLGMIGTLQKEPARWSLAKGMKMIVGGSAVPESMIRAYDKFGLRVIQAWGMTETAPLGTLSFLKGGMDSLTDDEKYGYRAKQGIPAPLVEVRVVNDRGMAPWDGKTTGELQVRGPWVAARYHNLPEAGENWSEDGWFRTGDVAAIDAEGYVRITDRIKDLIKSGGEWISSVDVENAIMGHPAVAEAAVVAVPHPKWQERPLAVVVLRADFKGKVQPDELRSFIAPKFASWWLPDAIVFADELPKTGTGKVAKILLRDQYKEWKWAEPPVPRDTAPSM; encoded by the coding sequence TTGGAAGGCACAATGATGGATTATCCGTTGACGCTTCCGCGCGTTTTGGAACACGCCGCCAAGATATTCGGCAAGACCGAAATTGCTTCGAGGATGCCTGACAGGTCGATTCACCGGGAGACGTATGTCGACCTGCACCGGCGGGCCAGGGCGCTGGGCCGGGCTCTACAGGACGCCGGGCTCAAGAGGGGGGACCGTGTCGCGACCCTCATGTGGAACCACTACGCGCACATGGAAACTTACTTCGGGGCGCCGGCAGCCGGGGGCGTCCTCCACACTCTTAACCTCAGGCTGCATCCGAACGACATCGCCTACATAGCTAATCACGCTTCCGACAGGTTCCTCGTCTTGGACGACGTCCTTCTCCCGCTCTTCGACAAGTTCAGCAGGGCCGTGAACTTCGAAAGGGTGCTTGTGGTGCCTCTGACAGGGAAGCCGGTCCCGCCGCCCTACCTCAACTACGAGGAGTTCCTCAAGGGTGCCAAAGGGGAACTGGAATATCCTGACCTTGACGAGAAAGAGGCTGCGGCCATGTGCTACACGTCCGGGACCACGGGCCGTCCCAGGGGGGTGGTCTACTCCCACAGAGCCATCTACCTGCACTCCCTCGGCCTGCTCCTGAGCGACTTCACCGGCCTGTCCAGCCGGGACACGCTCTGCCCTGTAGTACCCATGTTCCACGCCAACGCCTGGGGCCTCCCCTTCGCGGCTCCCATGGTGGGGACGAAGCTCGTCTACCCTGGTCCGTATCTTGACCCTCCGAGCCTCCTGGACCTCTTCGAGCAGGAACGAGTCACTGTGACGGCCGGTGTGCCGAGCATATGGCTTGGGATGATCGGCACTCTTCAGAAGGAGCCGGCCAGGTGGTCTTTGGCGAAGGGGATGAAGATGATAGTCGGGGGGTCCGCCGTGCCGGAGAGCATGATCCGAGCCTACGATAAGTTCGGCCTACGGGTGATACAAGCCTGGGGGATGACCGAGACGGCGCCTCTGGGCACGCTGAGCTTCCTGAAGGGAGGGATGGACTCCCTGACCGATGACGAGAAGTATGGTTACAGAGCCAAGCAGGGGATACCCGCCCCCCTGGTGGAGGTCCGCGTGGTCAACGACAGGGGGATGGCCCCCTGGGACGGCAAGACGACAGGAGAACTGCAGGTCCGTGGGCCCTGGGTCGCGGCCAGATACCACAACCTCCCGGAGGCGGGCGAGAACTGGAGCGAAGATGGGTGGTTCAGGACAGGTGACGTCGCGGCTATTGACGCAGAAGGCTACGTCAGAATCACGGACAGGATCAAGGACCTCATAAAATCAGGAGGAGAATGGATAAGCTCGGTGGACGTGGAGAACGCGATCATGGGCCACCCGGCCGTCGCCGAAGCCGCGGTCGTCGCTGTCCCGCATCCGAAGTGGCAGGAAAGGCCGCTGGCCGTGGTAGTCCTGAGGGCAGACTTCAAGGGGAAGGTGCAGCCGGACGAGCTGAGGTCGTTCATCGCCCCGAAGTTCGCGAGCTGGTGGCTCCCCGACGCGATAGTCTTCGCCGACGAGCTCCCCAAGACCGGGACAGGCAAGGTGGCGAAGATACTCCTGCGCGACCAGTACAAGGAATGGAAGTGGGCCGAGCCCCCTGTTCCTCGGGACACGGCACCGTCGATGTGA
- a CDS encoding SDR family NAD(P)-dependent oxidoreductase, whose protein sequence is MKWLRMNSMWRMRIDSRYSVLRPSQTLRLYENGEAFIVAPRILWLGTLPKPSEGPVIVTGASSGLGRAICELLASKRRDVYAGVRKQKDSAELAKLPNVTPLVLDVTNSEDVRRGAKTVRESGRGLHGLVNSAGVTGLGPLIDTSVEEFNRVLEVNLVGIHRMIHDFGPLLVESKGRIVNISSIGGFMTDTWLGPYGTSKHALEGYTEILREELAMLGLSVSTIEPMAYRSRMAINAWELLRGEADTKWERSAFRDQIKQVWNWYVNTPGVLERTIYPEPTPVAEAVYDALYSDSPKPRYLVSDRDTATEVIDNILARLIQVNGGQTDPLTDSELAARLRKALDERATKGR, encoded by the coding sequence ATGAAATGGCTCAGAATGAACTCCATGTGGCGGATGCGGATTGATTCACGCTATTCTGTGTTGAGGCCAAGTCAAACACTCCGGCTGTACGAGAACGGTGAGGCTTTTATTGTCGCGCCGCGTATTCTGTGGCTCGGAACCTTGCCGAAGCCATCGGAGGGCCCTGTCATAGTCACAGGAGCGAGCAGTGGTTTGGGGAGGGCCATCTGCGAGCTTCTTGCCTCCAAAAGACGCGACGTTTACGCAGGTGTTCGCAAGCAGAAGGACTCGGCCGAGCTTGCAAAGTTGCCCAATGTCACCCCTCTGGTACTCGACGTAACCAACTCCGAAGATGTACGACGGGGAGCAAAGACAGTCCGTGAATCGGGGCGGGGGCTCCATGGGCTCGTGAACAGCGCAGGCGTCACAGGACTAGGTCCCTTGATCGATACCTCGGTCGAGGAATTCAATCGAGTGCTAGAGGTCAACCTCGTCGGCATCCATAGAATGATACACGATTTCGGCCCCTTGCTCGTGGAGTCCAAGGGGCGGATTGTGAACATTAGCTCGATAGGCGGTTTCATGACTGACACTTGGTTGGGACCGTATGGGACGAGCAAGCACGCGTTAGAAGGCTATACCGAAATCTTGCGAGAAGAATTGGCCATGCTCGGGCTCAGCGTGAGCACAATAGAGCCGATGGCATATAGAAGCAGAATGGCCATCAATGCGTGGGAACTCCTGCGGGGCGAAGCCGACACCAAATGGGAACGATCGGCCTTTCGGGACCAAATCAAGCAGGTCTGGAACTGGTACGTGAACACCCCAGGCGTCCTTGAGCGCACCATATACCCAGAACCTACACCAGTGGCCGAGGCGGTCTACGACGCGCTATACTCAGACAGCCCGAAGCCAAGGTACCTCGTCAGCGACCGCGATACCGCGACCGAAGTGATTGATAACATACTCGCACGACTTATCCAAGTAAACGGCGGCCAAACGGATCCTCTGACAGATTCGGAACTCGCGGCGAGACTGCGAAAAGCCTTGGACGAGAGAGCGACGAAAGGAAGATAG